The segment GCCTCGACCGTCGTGATGCCGATCGGCGACCTGCAGGAGTTCGTGGTGCTCGCGCCGGATCGGATCCACGAGATCGCGGTCGCGACGGCCCAGCCCGACCTGGCCACCGAAGCAGCGGGGCGCCTGTCCGGCGTGCTCGACGTGCCGGCGCGGCCGATCGTCGTCGCCTCCTGGGCGGAGCTGAACCCTGTGCTGGCCGAGTACGTCGCCCTGGCGCAGTCCTTCTACTGGATCATCATCGTCATCGTCTTTGCGGTGGCCGCCTTCGGCATCGCCAACACGATGCTGATGGCCACCTTCGAGCGCCGGCGCGAGTTCGCGGTCATGCTCGCGCTCGGATCCACGCCGCGGGCCGTCATGGGCATCGTGGTGTCGGAAGCACTGGCCATCGGCGCCGTCAGTCTCGCAGGCAGCGCGGCGGTCACGTTTCCGCTGATGGTGTGGTTGTCCAACGCGCCGCCCAGCCTGGAGTGGCTCTACGGGAACGTCACGTTGCAGGGTGCGCTCCTCACGCCGACCCTGCGCGTCGGCTACAACGTGCCGGCCTGGACCTGGGCGTCGGTCGGGCTCCTGGTCACGGCGCTGCTGTCGGCACTCTATCCGGCGGCCCGCGCCGCCCGCATTCCGCCGGCCGACACGCTGTCCGGACTCTAGGACCACATCGAAGATGCACGCAGGGGTTCTCGTCGTGCTCGCGATGCGCAACCTGCGCCGGCAACTGCGGCGGACGCTGCTGACCGCGTCGGCCATGGTCATCGGCGGCGGGCTGCTGATCTTCTCGCTCGCGTTCGCCGACGGGAGCCACGAGCAGTGGATCGACTCGGGGGTGCGGCTGGGCACCGGGCACGTCACGGTCGAACGGCCCGAGTTCCGCGTGCGCCGCCGCATCGACGACCGCCTGTCCGGCGAAGTGCGGCGCACGGTCGAGGAGGCGTTCGCGTCGCCCGAGCTCGCCCCGTACGTCGTCGCGACGTCGTCGAAGCTCAGCATCAACGGCCTGTCCAGCTCGGCCGCCGGGGCCCGTCCCGCGCAGATCATGGCGGTCGACCCGGTTGCGGAATCGAAGTTCGGGATGCTGGACGAGCGGGTGGTCGAGGGACGGTACCTGGAGCCGGAGGATCGGCTGGCCGCGTTCGTCGGCGCCGAGATGGTCGAGAGTCTCGAGCTGCGCCTCGGCTCGCGGCTGGTCGTGCAGGCGCAGGACGCCGAGGGCGAGATTGCGGGTCAGTTGCTTCGCGTGGTCGGCATCTTCAGCAGCGGCGTCCCGGAGGTCGACCGTACGCTGATGCACATTCCGCTCACCACCGCCGGCGAGTGGCTCGGATCGCAACAGGACGTCACCAACGTCGGGGTCCTGCTGAACGGCAGCGCGGCCACCGGACGCGTCGCCGACCGGCTCGAGCGCTTGCTGGCCGACCCGGTCGCGCGCGGCGAGGCGCGGGTGATGCGGTGGCGCGAGGCGGACCCGGCACTCGCCGCGGCGGTGGCCATCGACGACTTCGGCAACTACCTCGTCCAGGCGTTCCTGTTCACCATCATCGCCTTCGGCATCGTCAACACCGTGCTCATGTCGGTAATGCATCGGCATCGCGAGTTCGGCGTGCTGCAGGCGCTCGGGTTGACGCCGGGGCAGACCGGCGCGGTCGTGCTGATCGAGGGGTTCACGCTGACGGCGATCAGCGGGTTCCTGGGCGTTGGCCTCGGCCTCCTGGGCACGTGGTATTTCCTCGGTGACGGCCTGGATCTCACCGCGATGATGGAGAACATGGACGAGATGACCTTCTCGGGGGTCGCCGTCGACCCGCTCATCGTGCCGCTGT is part of the Acidobacteriota bacterium genome and harbors:
- a CDS encoding ABC transporter permease, encoding MKESPWPRIGWRNLGRNRKRTVLTSLGLGVGYFACVFVVGWSEGIMAELVENATSLVTGQIEIHDAEYRPDRSLYDTIGGREGADVGALLRAIDADEAVVAAAPRVYAGGLVSSGEATSAGMFLGVDPEREVALTRFLDPLVEGALPVAGRYELVIGEEMGRQLSVGVGDELVLVGSGADGSMANDLYTVAGIYRTGLVEFDASTVVMPIGDLQEFVVLAPDRIHEIAVATAQPDLATEAAGRLSGVLDVPARPIVVASWAELNPVLAEYVALAQSFYWIIIVIVFAVAAFGIANTMLMATFERRREFAVMLALGSTPRAVMGIVVSEALAIGAVSLAGSAAVTFPLMVWLSNAPPSLEWLYGNVTLQGALLTPTLRVGYNVPAWTWASVGLLVTALLSALYPAARAARIPPADTLSGL
- a CDS encoding ABC transporter permease encodes the protein MHAGVLVVLAMRNLRRQLRRTLLTASAMVIGGGLLIFSLAFADGSHEQWIDSGVRLGTGHVTVERPEFRVRRRIDDRLSGEVRRTVEEAFASPELAPYVVATSSKLSINGLSSSAAGARPAQIMAVDPVAESKFGMLDERVVEGRYLEPEDRLAAFVGAEMVESLELRLGSRLVVQAQDAEGEIAGQLLRVVGIFSSGVPEVDRTLMHIPLTTAGEWLGSQQDVTNVGVLLNGSAATGRVADRLERLLADPVARGEARVMRWREADPALAAAVAIDDFGNYLVQAFLFTIIAFGIVNTVLMSVMHRHREFGVLQALGLTPGQTGAVVLIEGFTLTAISGFLGVGLGLLGTWYFLGDGLDLTAMMENMDEMTFSGVAVDPLIVPLFTARRIVQVLVFILFVGAMASIYPALRASRIDVTEAMKFDR